In Diadema setosum chromosome 19, eeDiaSeto1, whole genome shotgun sequence, a genomic segment contains:
- the LOC140242780 gene encoding chromaffin granule amine transporter-like — MASQPSESTASASVPDPNGDAKRRRSLASIVIFVLLTDSQVLMTVVVPLVPEVLRDICQKRASLFQMRVNISGCHRTFRTYVDDKGNSTNYVTDFSTNTWSHSMTFLDEVGEVGNGSCLSLLRDIYATKNKTLSSCENAINRNTGIILSVKFLTRLVLTLPCSLLIDKIGLFIPFIVSTALLMLSCLGFAFAHNMPFLFLARFLHGVGGIGVEVAGIAYLSLLYDHDKDAKGLVFGILTSCFAGGNLIGPPFGSILYDFAGQASPFLILAGITLLILAIFPLVIPRDVALGSKREKHSALHIARNPYTLLVSGANIVVLVGESAVAATLPIYLRTELDVPEWKVGIAFMPASICNLICGPLVGFFSRKRKRWFVIMIGMLLMAASVFTIPFGQNVIHLIPSMTVLGAGTAITDTTTALVVFQIVEVWYDGAHSGGSAIYSFQFCIGFMIGSLLSGGLVRIIGFQWTMWTIAIAIVVYSPFSALLSRIPETETQLIETEDQQVLLPQPEISTVEVHQQPKTK; from the exons ATGGCTAGTCAACCTTCGGAGAGCACGGCGTCGGCCAGCGTCCCAGACCCAAACGGTGATGCGAAGAGACGCCGCTCCTTGGCCAGCATCGTAATCTTCGTCCTGCTCACCGACTCCCAGGTGTTGATGACGGTCGTCG TTCCCCTGGTTCCAGAAGTTCTGAGAGATATCTGCCAAAAACGCGCTTCCCTCTTTCAAATGCGGGTGAATATCTCGGGCTGTCACCGGACGTTCCGTACATACGTTGACGACAAGGGGAATTCGACAAACTATGTCACAGACTTCAGCACCAACACGTGGTCGCACTCGATGACGTTCCTCGACGAGGTCGGGGAGGTTGGTAACGGTAGCTGCTTGAGCCTTCTCAGGGACATCTACGctactaaaaacaaaacactgtcCAGCTGTGAAAACGCGATCAACAGGAACACGGGAATAATCCTCTCTGTCAAATTTCTGACCCGACTGGTACTTACCCTGCCATGCAGTTTGCTGATCGACAA AATCGGGCTATTTATTCCTTTTATAGTCTCCACTGCACTACTGATGTTATCATGTTTAG GATTTGCGTTTGCCCACAACATGCCCTTCCTTTTCCTGGCTCGTTTTCTGCATGGCGTTGGTGGAATCGGTGTTGAAGTCGCGG GAATTGCATATCTTTCGCTTCTATACGACCACGACAAAGACGCAAAAGGATTGGTGTTTGGCATACTCACAAGCTGTTTCGCCGGGGGTAATCTAA TCGGTCCACCTTTTGGTTCGATACTGTATGACTTTGCCGGCCAAGCTTCACCTTTTCTCATTCTTGCTGGGATCACCCTACTTATCTTAG CCATTTTCCCACTCGTCATTCCTCGAGACGTTGCATTGGGCTCCAAACGAGAGAAGCATTCTGCACTTCACATCGCCAGAAATCCATACACACTTCTAGTGTCAG GCGCAAATATTGTTGTGCTTGTTGGGGAGTCTGCGGTGGCGGCTACTTTACCAATCTACTTGCGAACAGAACTTGATGTGCCAGAGTGGAAAGTCG GTATAGCATTCATGCCGGCCAGTATCTGCAATCTCATATGCGGCCCTCTCGTTGGGTTCTTCAGCAGAAAACGCAAAAG atggtTCGTAATCATGATTGGGATGTTACTAATGGCGGCAAGTGTCTTCACG ATTCCATTCGGCCAGAATGTCATTCATCTTATTCCATCCATGACCGTACTTGGGGCAGGGACTG CTATTACAGACACGACGACGGCTTTGGTGGTTTTTCAAATCGTAGAGGTCTGGTACGATGGCGCCCACAGCGGCGGTTCGGCTATCTATTCCTTTCAGTTTTGCATCGGTTTCATGATAG GGTCGCTGTTGTCCGGGGGATTAGTGAGAATAATAGGATTTCAGTG GACAATGTGGACTATTGCCATAGCAATCGTTGTATACTCTCCCTTTTCTGCTTTACTGAGTAGGATCCCCGAGACAGAAACTCAACTGATCGAAACTGAAGATCAGCAAGTCCTCCTTCCACAACCAGAGATCTCCACAGTCGAGGTGCACCAGCAGCCAAAGACGAAATAA